In Nitratireductor mangrovi, the genomic window GCAATATGTTCTGGAAGGCAGCGTGCGGCGTGCGGGCGACGATTTGCGGGTGACCGTCCGACTGGTCGACGCCCTGAAGGGGGCCAACATCTGGGCGGAGAGCTACGACCGCAAGATGGTCGAGGTCTTCGCGGTGCAGGACGAGATCACCTACGAGGTCGTTTCGCGGCTGGCGAGCAACGTCATGGCGGCGGAATTCTCTCGCCGATCCGGTGAGGGCACGCGCGACATCGAGGCCTACGATCTTTTCCTGCGTGGCTGGCACGTGATGCAGGTGCTTACGCCCAAGACCAATGCGCAGGGCATCGACTTGATGCAGCGGGCGATCGCGCGTGACCCGAACTACGCTCGGGCGATCGGACTGCTGGCGCTCGGGCATGCACAAAGCGCGCGCTTTCGCTGGACGGAGGACCCTTCCATCGCTGCCAAGACCGGCCTGGAACTTGCTCGTCGGGCCGTCGACATGGCACCCGATGACGATTTCACCCTGCGCATGCTGGGCAGTGTGCTCCGCCTCATTGGTGATCACGACGAGGCGATCGAGGTCAACCAGAAGGCGCTGGCGCGCAGCCCGAGCAATCCCCAGATTCTTCTCGGCCTTGCATTGACCTATGCCTATGCTGGCCGCCCACAGGAGGCGCTGGAAAGCATCGTGACGGCCGTGCGCCTGGACCCGTATTCACCGTCCCCGGCGCGGTTCCAGTTCCGGGGTGTCGCCTTGTACGTCAACGGGGACTATGAGGCCGCGGTCGAAGATTTCGCGCGGTTCCAGAAGGCCAATCCCGACCTCGTCATCAGCTATCAGTTCCTGGCAGCCGCATATGGCCAACTCGGCAGGGCGCAGGAGGCGGCGGCCACCCGACAGGAAGTGCTGAAGCGTATACCGAACTTCACGATAGACGGCTTCTTGAAGAGCGCGCATCTGCGTGGCATCGCCAGGGAACGTGTCGTCGAAGGCATGCGCAAGGCCGGGTTCCCGGAGGGCGGACCGAGCTGAGATCGCACCCGCTGGGCCACGCTCGGGGTTGCCGTCCTTCCTACCGCGCAGGCGCGTCCGCGGCGGAGGCGGGGTCCGACCCGGCGATGGCTTTGTCGATCGCGCCATCGGTCTCCAGGTTGGCGCCGCCGAAATCGGCCAGGATCGTATAGGCCGCCGGCACGATGAACAGCACCAGCACCGTCGTCGCCATCAGGCCGAAGGCGAGGCTGGTCACCAGCGGGATCAGCACTTGCGCCTGCAGCGACTGCTCCGTCAGCAGCGGCAGCAAGCCCACTATGGTGGTCAGCGAGGTCAGCATGATGGCGCGGAAGCGGGCGCCGGTGGCAAGCGGCGCGGCATCGGCGACAGTGCGCGCCTCGCCATGATGGTACTTGATGAAACTGACCAGCAGGATGGAGTTGTTGACCACGATGCCGGCCAGCGCCAGGAAGCCGAGCGTCGAGGGCATGGTGAAATCGAGGCCGAGCAGCATGTGCCCGCCGATCGCTCCGATCAGGGCGAAGGGGATGATGATCATCACCACCAGCGGTTCCAGATAGCTGCGGAACTGGAACGACAGC contains:
- a CDS encoding adenylate/guanylate cyclase domain-containing protein encodes the protein MSSGERAVRRLAAIMSADAAGYTRLVRADEAGTRKTLRTLFDDVFAPAIAGHGGRIVKTMGDGLLAEFKSVVDAVECAVVLQARLAAENADRPAERRIDFRIGVNLGDVIVEGDDIHGDGVNVAARLEQLAAPGGVAISGGAFDEVRARLPYRFADMGPQQVRNIVEPIQAYRLVRDDRAGADAFPTVATDAPGGGLPSARVMAMALMAFALVLAGGFGLWRTWQPDFARASVENMAFPLPEKPSIAVLPLDDVSGDAAQAYFADGLTEDVITRLAGFENLFVIARSSTEKYRGRAADIRHVAEDLGVQYVLEGSVRRAGDDLRVTVRLVDALKGANIWAESYDRKMVEVFAVQDEITYEVVSRLASNVMAAEFSRRSGEGTRDIEAYDLFLRGWHVMQVLTPKTNAQGIDLMQRAIARDPNYARAIGLLALGHAQSARFRWTEDPSIAAKTGLELARRAVDMAPDDDFTLRMLGSVLRLIGDHDEAIEVNQKALARSPSNPQILLGLALTYAYAGRPQEALESIVTAVRLDPYSPSPARFQFRGVALYVNGDYEAAVEDFARFQKANPDLVISYQFLAAAYGQLGRAQEAAATRQEVLKRIPNFTIDGFLKSAHLRGIARERVVEGMRKAGFPEGGPS